One Arvicanthis niloticus isolate mArvNil1 chromosome X, mArvNil1.pat.X, whole genome shotgun sequence genomic window, ATTTTGCAGGATGACAGAAGGTAGACATCAAACAGATGTGAGAAGATGCCTCCAAGATGGTAACACTGAATCCCTGAGTTCCACTGAGGAGATCCAACATCATAACGTCCACTTTGTATTGAAGAGAATATGTATCAAGAATAGGAAAGATAAAGTCTAAGATTGTAAAACAACTTTCTAGTTGCACTAACAACTGATAAACCACAGAAATGTTCAGTCTCTGAGTGGCTTGAGGCAGGAACTTGTCTTGCCTTGTCATCCTTACTGCCTACAGTAATATCCCAAAGTGATCCTTGGTCAATGAATATGAAATAAAGAACTGAGGCACTGCAGtcagaggaaaggggaagatgTAGCCACTTACAATTGAAGACATCATCAATGGGTAGTGGCCATAAATTCTTTTACCCACTGTTAAATACAGAAGATTTTCTATAAGAAATTAAGGACAGCCTTAAATATGAAAGTTTAATACAACTTAAGGGATAAAAGTATTGGCTTCAGTAATCACCTGGTCTTCCCAAATGCATCCAGGGAAAGTTATATTGACCCCATTGGTGTCAGTTTCCTACAAATAAATCTCAGTGAGGATAGGGGTATAAGTTATCATGACTTGCTGATCCATATCATATTGGTTAGTAAGACCATTAATGACAATGGACAAAAGACTCAAAGTAACTCTCAACTCTTCCATGTTTAGTGAGGGTGATTCTTTATACAGGTCAGTTACATATCTATAGTTCCTGACTACAGTTCCTACAACATAAGAATCTTACATATGAAACCTGTGAAATTCATGAAAGAACACTGAGTGCTTAAATGTCACATATCAGTGTTTAAAACTGGTTGAACTGTGAAATTCACTCTGGAAAAGTCATCCAGTTCATGTCACTCCGCTGTGCTGCCTGTAGCATTGCCTTCAGTTGTGCCTGCACGTCAGCAAGCTTCTGTCTGTCTAAAGTACTCTGATAATACCATCTTTCATAGCAATGCACAGGGATAGGGTAAATCACATATTTCAGCTCCATTAGTGGTAGTAAGTTTTGCAGAATTCTCATGAGCATGGACATTGTAATGGGGTTAGAAGCAAAACTAAGCACACGGAGATGGGAACAGTGGCTAAGGGCCGGGATAAGAGAAAATATTGTAGAATCAGTTATAAGACAATGATTTATCTCTAGATGCTGCAGGGTACCAGAGACCTTCTCCATAAGTGTTTGTAAAGGCTCACAATCTTCCCATGTCATTGAGTTGTTACTGAGATTCAGCAGCTTGAGGTGGGCGGTCTGAGGACACTGGGACAGAAATCTGAAGTCTCTGTAAGAAAGCTCACAGAAAGGCAAATTCAAGTAATCCAGACCATGTGGCAGGACTCTGTagggagaaaacagagaagcacTGCTGAAGAATGAGGAATTGGTGAGGGAAACCGCATCTATGAATCTAGAACAAACTACTTTGCACATTTATTGCTGCAGCAACTAACAATTTGGGCTTTAACTCACTAAATAGGTTTATGATTTTAAGAAACATTCTTTTTCACTCTTAGACACAGATTTGTAATCTTCAGAATATGTACAAGATAGTGTTATGCTCAGTTCTGTGAAataataagtgaaaaaaatagcCTACTTGGTATTTACAGTCCATGGGGAACAAATTCTACTATTCGCTGAAACAGGGTCAGGAATAAAAGCCAAATTCATGGCCCTAAATCACAAGATTCTGGACCTAATTCTTGAGCATATAACACATGAACAAAAATGGTCTGACATTATGAACTATGGAGATCATTTGATGAGCACATCTGTAAGCATGAAAGAATAAAATCTCTAACTTCTTCCACCACTTTGCTTCCAGTTCATCTCTAACTTGCTGGAGAAAGGCCTTTTCATTAATATAATTTGGGCCCTgcgttgtgtgtatgtgtggttggctgcataaataaatggatataacttatttttataaacCTGCCTTTTCCCTTATTATAAATAAAGTGCTCAACTGGACAGTTTTAAATTTCCAGTCGTGATATTGCTGACATTCTTATCACAACAGATTCCAACATGGCTTATGAATGCTATATAATAATTTCATTCCTTTCTGAACAATAGAGTGTCTAGTAAACCCAGTACCCCTCCCCTCGAACTCCTACCTGAGCAATTTGTGTAGACCATTTGTTAGGCAGAAGAAAGACAAGTTTAGATCGTGAAGGTTGTCCATTCGCTCAAGTTGGGTGAGGAATCTTTTGAATATTTTCCCATTCAGAGATGTGAGGGTGATTTTAGACAAACTAAGACTGTCCAAGTGGACCATCTGAGACAAAAGGGTGTTGATATCATTCAGGGAAGCCTGTTCAACTGCCAGGTGATCAATACATAACAGATTCAGAAGTTTCAGTGTATTGTTACAGCCAGACAGGTTATCAATTTGCAGATCACGACAGCAGAGGTGTAAGGACCCTGAACTCTGTTCAACTTTActgagaaggaaagacaaaaatgcCCTTGTTCTCAAGGTACCATTAAGGGAAAGGTCCACTAGTAATTCAGTAGGATATCTGGACAACTCAGCCTCAGATCCTAAATTTACAGTGCTATGTTCTCCTCTTTTGCGGGAAGAGGTTTGAGAATAAGAACAAGAGTGAAAACAGAAAGATTTGGTCTTGATTTGAAAACATGTGGTCCTACAGTCAGCATTCTGTCTCAAATCTAGGACCTTCAGTTTGGAGCCCCTGTaagggaaagaggaaataacACATGTGAGagcatattttaatatatccTGAGAGAATTAATGATAACATATAGGGGAAAGGCCTCTCTTGATCTTCATTCCATACAGCAAATACTAGCAAGTATTtcctatgaaaataaaacatacagcATTTTCTATCCTGTACTCTCCATTAATGAACCCATTTCAGTTCTTTTATCTTCTATGTAATATATTCATCATGCAAACCAATCATTAGTATTGTCACTCACATCTGTTACACAACTAAAACCTCTCTAAGACACTGAACTCTTTTAAATAACTTCAactgagaaagcagaaagagtgtaagagtcaGTGGGGCTGGAGGACACCAAAGAAACATGACCCTCTAAAGCAAAAGGATCTTGGcacatttgaactcacagagactgagacagggcctacaggtctgcaccaggtgtggccctagagctgaaaggagaactGAACACACGTGCTCCTATCCCTAATCCCACAGTTAACTCCAATTGATAACcattaacaaatgaaaattttgtttcttccAATGGAGTCACACTGGGTAAACTActcttttttattgcttttattctgTTTAGGTATGTGGCTGATGTCCATGATTTCTCcaaacttttttattggatattttatttacatttcaggtgttatcccctttccccattccccccatccagaaaccccctatctaatcccccctcctcctgcttctgtgaggatgagcccccacccacctacccactcccacctccccacccttgaattcccccacactggggcatccagcctttatgggactaaggacctcctctcccacctatgcctgacaaggccatcctcccctacatatacagctaaaCCCATGGGtaccctccctatgtgctcccgggctggtggcttagaccttgggagctctgattggttggaattcttggaactagaaaatatcatcctgaatgaggtaacccaatgacaaaagaacacacatggaatgcactcactgataagtggatattagcccaaaagcttgcaatacccaagatacaactcacagaccacatgaagctcatgaagaagaaacaccaaagtgtgggtgcttcggtccttcctagaaggagtaacaaaatactcatgggagcaaatatggagacaaagtgtgggacagaaactgaaggaggggctgtctggagaccattccacctgggtatccattccatgtgcagtcaccaaaggtagacactaatgtggatgtcaggaagtgcatgctgacaggagcctgatatagctgtctccttagaggtctgccagagcctgacatatacagaggtggatgctcacagctaaccattgaactgatcatggggtccccagtggaggaggtagagagaagactgaaggagctgaaagggtttgtggccccatggggagagcaacaataaacTACTCTTAATGGTGGACTTCATGCTCAGCAGTGGATGGCTGACAGAAAACCAACTCAGTGGCACCTTTGGGGGTTCCTTATCTCATAATGTTGTCAGGgctttcttatttctatttttaaatgttgctgTTATATTCAATGTCTTATCTCTTTTTACCCTCCAGGTTCTTTACGTATGCATTTTGGCTTCAActtttgtgtgtttatgggaTTCCTAACTATGCAATAGactgggtctctgcttctgtatctttgtgtgtgtgtgtgtgtgtgtgtgtgtgacttctcttaggctcctttccttctctttccttgttttgtcctattctgatttgttacttttattttatttgattttcctGTAgaatcctgtttgttttctaaagagagacaataaaatgggaagaggaaatggggagagactaggaagaatagaaggaaagaaaccatgttagcatatagtatataaaatctatttttaataaaagaaaaaattcaaaacaaaaccatacctCAACAGTTAGACCCAAACACCCCCCATTCACTGTTAGCATTCACTATTAACTATCTCTGGCATGCCTTATTTCTCTGCTGCCACAGACTGAAGACTAACCTGATGCTGTCTTACCATGTTACCATTATACAGAATCTTACCGAGAAGCATAGGCAGGAAGAACCTGAAGACCATCAATCATGGCTTTCAAGAGTGCACTGTGTGTTTCATGTGATCTTAATTTTCCGATGTGGAGACAGAAAAAAGGCCAAACCTTCACTATTGCTGTCACTGTCTTCTTACACCCACCCAAGAAGGCAGCAGTGAACAATGGAATGAAAAGTTCTCTTGGGATCTCCTCGAGTGATTGGATTATTATAGGCTCATTCTTGAGTAGACTCTGCATAGCAAGATCTAACAGTGTGGCTGGGTCCTTGTAGTCCATCTTCACAAACCTATATCAAGATGACAAAAACTGTTCAGTTTTGAATCAGTGCTAACAATGTAGAATACTATAGTGTAAATATATGAATTAGGGCATGACTTCTAGGATCTCCGCTATTGTCAAAGGATAGATATTGATTAGTATATAGATTATAATCAACATATAttaaaatgacatttgaaatCATAAGTAAGTTGGAAGGCAATATTATGTAGCTACCTACCTGCTAATGTTTCCTctgcaaaaatataaaacaacaagaAGTAGAAATGTAAACATACAGAAAagtaatatattcatttttatgaaaGTAAAAAATACTAGACCATAAAGAAATAACTGTAATTAAAAGAAATGGAATGAAACCCCAGCACATCGTTATAACCATACTTTCTGGCAGGTGGAGATCGAAATTTCATAAGATACACATAAAAAGTGATCCTGTGGGGCTTCAAGTTGATCTAATACAATTGGCAGAAAGATTACATCCAAAATAAACCCAAATTATGAATACTATCTTTAAGGTAATATCACAATCTAAATTAGTTAATAAGTAAATATGTGCATGGAATAAGGAACATGACGATTCAAAATTGAAGTATTTGAAACACAAAGCTTCTAGGGAAGAGTAAGAATAAGGACCAGAAAAATCATTGCCTGGCACTTTGGAAAATGTGGACAaataaacaaaggatggaaaTTAAAGATCTAGAAtgataaaagaaataatgaatcaGAACACCCAAACAAGCAGACATACATAATTGAAAAGTTAGAAAAGATTGGAGTGACAGCAAACAGCACAATTTAACTAGACATCTTGCAAAACAATTATCAAACAAATAAAGTGAAAACTACAAGATCAAACATTAAAACTACCAGTTAACAATATTTCTGTTTATCACCTACCTAGTCTATGATTCCGGATCACAACAACCCCATACAAACTAGCCACTGTTCTTCAATAGAATACCTTGCCGACTGAGATAAAATCATCCTACTCAAGAGCAAAGAATTTCATTTACTTGACGCTTCTTAGAACTTTAATCCCAGGATATCCAACACCCATGAAAATATATTCCAAGCTTTAAAATGATAGGTTCTTTTATAGCTTAAACATACAAGAGTGGCTGATTGCATCCTTCATCCTCTTGGTCAAGAACTGTGATTCATTTATGTTCAGCAAAAGTTAAAAACTGTCTTTCAAAAAGGAGGGATTTGCTAGATTGTGGAACCAAAGGGTGGTTTCACAAATTGTTACAAATGCTGGTGAAATTTGTTCCAGAATTTGCAGCTCATGACAGTTTACAAGGTCAGCATGTTCCTGGGTACATATGTAAATGTTCTGAGAATTTTTCTCATGATTGTGCTTAAAGTCTGGTTTAACAATGTCCCACAGATTTTACTTTGAGGGTCCCAAAGCAATAATACTATAATTTGATTTTTCCTTGACAAGTTTAACATTAAGAAGATATCAGTTCTCCTAaactaatgtatttattttaatgaaacttCAAACTATCTATAAACATTTTATGGAATGCTATGAGTTAATGATAAAGTTGACATATTAGAGAATATGCATGACCAGTTAAGAATAAGTGGAAAGAAAGACCCTTGAGAAGGGAGTTATGATGCCAGACGAGAGAATACTATAGAAATCTAATTACAGCACCATAGTAGTGTTGCAAAAATAGACAAACAGCCCATTGGAACAGCTTAGAAAGCCTGGAAATAGAATTCTATACCAAGGGAAATTCgtacattttaaatgtgttatgGAAAAACCACTGGAACAAATATAGATATGCAATGTAAGGTGCTAGAGAAAATCAGAACGTTAGAAAAAAACTTGAGTAAATCTTAGACACATGTCACATTCAGAGTAACTGAAGATTAATTAAGGATAAAAGACTAATAATTAAGGCATAtaatattttaaggaaaacatGCAAAATTCTTCTTTAACAGCACCATAAGGAACAAGATTTCTAAATATAACTCAATTATAtgtagaattatatatataattatctcccactcttattttatatatatataatatatatttatatatatataaaattttatatataattttatatatataattatatatatataattttatatatatatatttagaattatatataatatatatataaatatataactcaaTTATATTTTAGAAGCAATGGAAGTGACTGATAATCtgatcatattaaaataaaagtattttaaaatatgtatcataTGTAAATCAGAAGGTACTTGACCAAATGGGATGATATATTGGTAACACAAATTTGAGACTTTTGGATAATAAACTATACATCTAACTAAGATTTGGAGACAAAGGATTAAAAAATTGGTATAGAAATGGAAGAATAATATACACTGATAATTCACACAAAAGACATGAATGGTAGAAAAGAATTTGTGGAAAGAGGATTAAAAGGTGCTGGAGGCATTCAGATAAAATGGAGTGTGAAAGTAAGCAGAGTGCACCATATGTATGAATAAATTGTCAAAGAATGAACAGAATAAAACTTATAAAATCATATGAAggacaaagaaaatatatgttgTGTTGTTTTCATATGTgaaatcaatataaaatatatttttctttgtgcaAAATAAACTGAGTGAATTAGGGCAGAAACTTACAGGGTAAGAGTGGGAGATAAAGACAgggtagaagagaagaaaatgggacACACAAAAATGCACTTTGGTAAAGcttggatacttttttttttctttttttttttttttctccccacaaGATGCGGGAGCCAGAGCACGGGATTCGAACGCGCGCACCAAGAAatgcgcgccctctgcgggcaggcgccttaagggccgagccaccggcagTTCGCTGCTTGGATACTctcaataattatattttttaatgggAAATATCTGCCCTGTATGTACAGATTCAATCATTACTActataaaatattcagaaaaactaTGCCAGTTCTGAACATGTACAGGATTTCATTGTGCCATTATTCTTTCCATAATATAGGAAAAATCACATGAATTTACACTGCATTAGGTATAAGTAACCtagaattaattttaatatatgtaccttttattaaaatatgacaCATTATATAAGAAACTTGAGTGTTCACAGAGTTTATATGAAAACTCATTATGGATGTTCTGAAATGGATACATTATGGATACAAGAGCCAAGAATAAACAACTGAAATTACCCATCATATGAAAAGGAAGATGCCTCCAAACCAGTAAATTAAACTAACAGCATTTTATATTGATATTGTAAATATTCACATAAATATTGTAACCACACAGgtggaataacaaaatatttgttttgagaaagcTTTAAGTTTATTAAACAaggtaaaaacagaaagaacagcacACAGATAAAAGTTAATAAATACTTCTATCAAGTATAGTTAGTAATTCTGAAACTAATTCCTAAGTACAACGACTAGGAATAAAGAAATGAGTAACTATATCATTGATAATAAAAGGCAggtgaaggaaaaaaattaggTAGAATGGACCAGAATCAGAAGCATCACTAGAAGAACCACTCTGTGagcactctgtctctctgtatctgtctgtctgtctgtctgtctgtctgtcactctctctcactgtgtgtgtatgtgtgagtgtgtgtgtgtgtgtgtgtgtgtgtttataagcaTGGGGACATGCATACAAAATATGTCTTCCATCTGTTCTTAGAGAGAACCTACTAACAGTAGAAGTCCATTAATAAAGAATATCTAAATGTCATTTTCTAAGAAAAGAACTTAGAAATCCTTGAGAGAGTGACTTTAATTCAGGGCCATGGTGGAAAAATTCAAAAGATGAATTTGAAATTTCTATAGTGTTAGAAAATGAGTATACAAAGCAGGACATCCCCATATTGAGAAATCAATGGCCAGGTggttgtagcacacacctttaatcccagcactcaggaggcagaggcaggtagatctctaagttcaaggccagactggtctacagagtgggttccaggataaccagggctgcacagataaacactgtctcgaaaacaaGAGAGGgcgagagaaagaaagaaagagagagagagaaaggagagagagagagagagagagagagagagagagagagagagagagagagaggtgaattaACTAAAAGGAGGTTCTAGAATAATTCaaggaacaaaataatcttgTACGCTGATTCTAACATAtagtatattatttattcataaaaccataatgatgaaataaattaataaaatatagatagtacctctttttttttaaagaaaaattccaaCAGATAATTTTAATATGCCCGTAGAAACCAGAAGATCATGATTAGGAACATTCGTAGCAGGCTAATTCCCAAGAGAGAGTCAAATTCTGAGAAGCAGTTCTTTTTTCAATCTTAAACTGTTTCCTTCACCATATTTGCTATTAAAGGTAGCATTATAGTGGAGCAGCATCACTGCTACTGACCCAAGTACTTAAGGTAAACATCATCATTAATCCAAGATCTTGTCTAATAATGTGATCTGATTTCTAAAATTAAAGCTCAAATGTGCACTTTGACATCCTTGGAAAACAAGGCAGGTTTCAGCCTTACAGTTAGGTACCCTCCTTATTATGTTCTCGTGAGAAAATTCCCTAGTCAAAGTATTGTCTTTATCTCCTCCTTCTTATCTTGTTGCTGGGAGCACACTGATTGCCTAATCCAGAATAGCAGATTGTAGTCTACAGTATTGCACAGAACAGTCATTCTCCCATTAAATGAAGGTCATTCTCTTGATACTATCAAGAATGTCCCACACCCCTTTTTTGTACGCTTTCTTCCATAATGTGACACAGTATGGTTTTACCTGCAATGTAGTGAGTGTGCTTCTCTCCTAGACTGGAAGCATTGCTCATTAGCTTCTTGTGGATTTCATCTGTCTACTCCCAGTTATCATATACTGAGTCACTCCCAAAGCATTCGGTGGGAATCTCCTTCAGGCCCATAAGATGAGCAGGAAAGGAGTAAAGCATGGGTCTTTTCATAGATGGATAATTTCAATCTAGtcatgagaaaatataaaattctagaGGAAGATGGcaaataagaatggatctatgGTGGCATGTTGTGaatgaggaaagtcagggcaagaaATGATAGACTctggtacacacagagagattggGATAGTATAAAAATTAACAGAATTAGTTATAGGACATGTCAGAAGCACAGAAACAGAGGGTTATGCAGCCAAAAGGAGCAAGTGCCCAAGGTTCCAGCAGCAGTTCCATGGTGAAAAAGGTGAAGGAACAGCCTCATTGAAAAAGGTATGTAATCCTGGTGAAGAGACTGGTAGCACTGCTACCCAAAGGACAGGCCCACAGTTCTCACACACCTTAAATCAAGTTGGGCAGTTTGAAGTGGCAGTGATCCCACTTGCATGACCTGTTAACATTGGCAAGAGTGGTGagtg contains:
- the LOC117695372 gene encoding melanoma antigen preferentially expressed in tumors-like; this encodes MDYKDPATLLDLAMQSLLKNEPIIIQSLEEIPRELFIPLFTAAFLGGCKKTVTAIVKVWPFFCLHIGKLRSHETHSALLKAMIDGLQVLPAYASRGSKLKVLDLRQNADCRTTCFQIKTKSFCFHSCSYSQTSSRKRGEHSTVNLGSEAELSRYPTELLVDLSLNGTLRTRAFLSFLLSKVEQSSGSLHLCCRDLQIDNLSGCNNTLKLLNLLCIDHLAVEQASLNDINTLLSQMVHLDSLSLSKITLTSLNGKIFKRFLTQLERMDNLHDLNLSFFCLTNGLHKLLRVLPHGLDYLNLPFCELSYRDFRFLSQCPQTAHLKLLNLSNNSMTWEDCEPLQTLMEKVSGTLQHLEINHCLITDSTIFSLIPALSHCSHLRVLSFASNPITMSMLMRILQNLLPLMELKYVIYPIPVHCYERWYYQSTLDRQKLADVQAQLKAMLQAAQRSDMNWMTFPE